CGTGGGCAGCTTTTTTTCAAGGCTGAACGACCCAAAGCGCATGCTAAGAGACGCAGAGGACACACAGCTTATTTGAAGGTAAAGGACCATGACTGAATTACTTCAAAGCCTCAACACCCAACACGAGTTCGTTGCTCGCCACAACGGACCGAATCAATCTGACCAACAAAAAATGCTGCAAGCGATCAACGTCGCAAGCCTTGACGCCTTGATCGAGCAAACCGTTCCTGCGCAAATTCGCTTGGAAAAACCGATGCAGCTTGCACAAGCGAAAAGCGAAGCAGACATGCTACTGGCGATGAAACAGTTCGCCAACCTAAACCAAGTGAAACGTACTTTCATTGGCCAAGGTTACTACAACACGCTGACACCAAATGTCATTTTGCGTAACGTACTGGAAAATCCGGGTTGGTACACCGCCTATACGCCATACCAACCAGAAATTTCTCAAGGTCGATTGGAATCGCTGTTGAACTATCAACAAATGGTGATGGACCTAACCGGCATGGACATTGCGAACGCATCGCTGCTTGATGAAGCCACGGCGGCGGCCGAAGCGATGACCCTTTGTCAACGTGCAGGTAAGAGCAAGAGCAAAGTGTTCTTCGTCGCTGACGACGTTCACCCACAAACCATCGAAGTGGTTAAAACGCGAGCCAAATACTTTGGTTTTGATGTGGTCATCGGCGCGCTAGATGCTCTGCCTCAAACTGAAGCGTTCGGCGCACTACTGCAATACCCGGGCACAACCGGTGAAGTTCGCGATCTCACCGAGATCATTGCTAAAGCGCAAGCGAACAAAACACTGGTTACTGTTGCCACTGATTTACTCGCGTCTACCCTACTCAAGCCAGCGGGCGAAATGGGCGCTGACGTCGTGATCGGCAGCGCGCAGCGTTTCGGCGTTCCTATGGGCTACGGCGGTCCGCACGCAGCGTTTATGGCCACGCGCGAGCAATACAAACGCACCATGCCGGGCCGTGTGATTGGTGTTTCTATCGATGCCAAAGGCAACCAAGCTCTGCGTATGGCGATGCAAACGCGTGAGCAACATATTCGTCGCGAGAAAGCGACGTCAAACATCTGTACAGCTCAGGCTCTGCTTGCCAACATGGCCTCTTTCTATGCCGTTTATCACGGCGCGCAAGGCCTTCGCACCATCGCCCGTCGCACGCACCACATGACCGCGATTTTGGCAGCGGGCCTAACCAAAACAGGTTTTGAACTGGCGCACAACGCTTTCTTTGACACCATCACTATCAACACTGGTGACCAGACTCAAGCGCTTTACGCTAAAGCGCAAGCCGCCGACATCAACCTACGTTTGCTCGAGGGTCAGATCGGCATCAGCTTTGACGAAACCACCACGGTTGCTGACGTCGAAGCACTCTTTGCTATCTTTGGCGTGAATGAAGCCGTCAATGCTCTTTCAAGTGACATTGCCAGCAATGAATTTGCCGCGATTCCAGAAAGCTGTCGTCGCACGAGTGAGTATTTGACCCACCCAGTTTTTAATACCTACCACAGCGAAACGCAAATGATGCGTTACCTGAAAAAGCTTGAAAACAAAGACTTCTCGCTAACACACGGCATGATCCCACTCGGCAGCTGCACGATGAAGCTTAACGCGGCGGCAGAGATGATTCCGGTCACTTGGCCAGAATTTGGTGCTCTGCACCCATTTGCGCCGATTGAACAAGCAGCGGGTTACACTGCGCTTGCCGAAGATCTCAAAGCTAAGCTGTGTGAGATCACGGGTTATGACGCATTCTCGCTGCAACCCAACTCGGGCGCATCTGGCGAATACGCCGGCCTAGTGGCGATTCAACGCTACCATGAAAGCCGTGGCGAAGGTCATCGTAACGTCTGCTTGATCCCAAGCTCAGCCCACGGCACTAACCCAGCCACAGCCTCTATGGTGTCGATGAAAGTGGTGGTAGTGAAATGTGACGAAAACGGCAACGTTGATCTGGCTGATTTGGCAGAAAAAATCGAGAAGCATAAAGACAATCTCTCTAGCATCATGATCACTTACCCTTCAACGCATGGCGTGTATGAAGAGCAAGTGAAGGAAGTGTGTGACATGGTTCATGCCGCTGGCGGTCAGGTTTACCTTGATGGCGCCAACATGAACGCGCAGGTTGGCTTGACCTCTCCGGGCTTTATTGGTTCAGACGTATCGCACCTTAACTTGCACAAAACCTTCTGTATTCCACACGGCGGCGGCGGCCCGGGTATGGGTCCTATCGGTGTGAAATCGCATCTTGCGCCTTTCCTACCTGGTCACATCGAAAACGGTGTAGAAGGCAAAGAGTTCGCGGTTTCGGCTGCCGATCTCGGTAGTGCGTCTATCCTGCCAATTTCTTGGGCCTACATCGCCATGATGGGTGCCGACGGCTTAGCAGAAGCGACGAAAGTGGCTATCCTCAACGCAAACTATGTGATGGAGCGTCTACGCCCGCACTACCCTGTGCTTTATCGTGGTAAAAACGGCCGTGTCGCGCACGAGTGCATAATCGACATCCGTCCGCTCAAAGACGAGACAGGCATCAGCGAGGAAGATATCGCTAAGCGTTTGATGGACTACGGTTTCCATGCGCCAACCATGTCTTTCCCAGTGGCAGGCACCTTGATGGTTGAGCCAACTGAATCGGAAGATCTGGCGGAACTTGATCGTTTCTGTGACGCGATGATCGCGATTCGTCAAGAAATCACTGCAGTCAAAGAAGGAGCATGGCCACTTGAAGACAACCCGCTGGTTAATGCGCCGCATACCCAAGTGG
This Vibrio navarrensis DNA region includes the following protein-coding sequences:
- the gcvP gene encoding aminomethyl-transferring glycine dehydrogenase, translating into MTELLQSLNTQHEFVARHNGPNQSDQQKMLQAINVASLDALIEQTVPAQIRLEKPMQLAQAKSEADMLLAMKQFANLNQVKRTFIGQGYYNTLTPNVILRNVLENPGWYTAYTPYQPEISQGRLESLLNYQQMVMDLTGMDIANASLLDEATAAAEAMTLCQRAGKSKSKVFFVADDVHPQTIEVVKTRAKYFGFDVVIGALDALPQTEAFGALLQYPGTTGEVRDLTEIIAKAQANKTLVTVATDLLASTLLKPAGEMGADVVIGSAQRFGVPMGYGGPHAAFMATREQYKRTMPGRVIGVSIDAKGNQALRMAMQTREQHIRREKATSNICTAQALLANMASFYAVYHGAQGLRTIARRTHHMTAILAAGLTKTGFELAHNAFFDTITINTGDQTQALYAKAQAADINLRLLEGQIGISFDETTTVADVEALFAIFGVNEAVNALSSDIASNEFAAIPESCRRTSEYLTHPVFNTYHSETQMMRYLKKLENKDFSLTHGMIPLGSCTMKLNAAAEMIPVTWPEFGALHPFAPIEQAAGYTALAEDLKAKLCEITGYDAFSLQPNSGASGEYAGLVAIQRYHESRGEGHRNVCLIPSSAHGTNPATASMVSMKVVVVKCDENGNVDLADLAEKIEKHKDNLSSIMITYPSTHGVYEEQVKEVCDMVHAAGGQVYLDGANMNAQVGLTSPGFIGSDVSHLNLHKTFCIPHGGGGPGMGPIGVKSHLAPFLPGHIENGVEGKEFAVSAADLGSASILPISWAYIAMMGADGLAEATKVAILNANYVMERLRPHYPVLYRGKNGRVAHECIIDIRPLKDETGISEEDIAKRLMDYGFHAPTMSFPVAGTLMVEPTESEDLAELDRFCDAMIAIRQEITAVKEGAWPLEDNPLVNAPHTQVDLMAEEWTHPYPRELACFPSTATKKSKYWPTVNRVDNVYGDRNLICSCPSIDNYAE